From a single Corynebacterium kroppenstedtii DSM 44385 genomic region:
- a CDS encoding DUF3152 domain-containing protein: protein MSHNNDVHRDRASAGRANNSAIDPDGPAPMIRTPLRKKRRPGRATPAESTPILLARRWGWGALVIPVVAVLVLWLIVAAMTGVGNPFRASTLQDSPFSQGDGDGAQGDGPHGLGDNPVPSSPEVEKGLQKELPKGGPYTEAGEGTYRAIGKPGMKVGEGKTKRVKFVIEAENGLDTNSYGGDDAISTMIDSTLSDPRSWTHDKNIAFEHIDIDDPTQSPDLRIQISSPETARQACGDSIKIETSCFTAAGNRVVLNEARWVRGSGAFNGDLGSYREYMINHEVGHGIGYAHHKACEDDGGLAPIMMQQTLGLANNPLHKLDKESAQVYPEDNKVCKYNAWPYPQASKS from the coding sequence ATGAGCCACAACAACGACGTGCACCGTGATCGCGCTAGTGCCGGTCGCGCTAACAACTCTGCTATCGACCCCGACGGCCCTGCGCCGATGATCCGTACACCTTTGAGGAAGAAACGCCGGCCGGGGAGAGCCACCCCTGCGGAATCCACACCAATCTTGCTCGCCCGTCGATGGGGCTGGGGCGCGCTAGTTATTCCTGTTGTCGCGGTACTTGTCTTGTGGTTGATTGTTGCTGCCATGACAGGGGTAGGGAACCCATTTCGCGCGTCGACATTGCAAGATTCTCCCTTTAGCCAGGGTGATGGTGATGGGGCACAAGGCGATGGCCCCCATGGGCTGGGTGATAATCCGGTTCCGTCCTCGCCAGAGGTAGAAAAAGGCCTGCAGAAGGAGTTGCCTAAAGGTGGCCCGTACACCGAGGCTGGTGAGGGGACGTACCGTGCGATCGGTAAACCTGGGATGAAGGTCGGCGAGGGTAAAACCAAACGTGTGAAATTTGTTATCGAGGCTGAAAATGGGCTCGATACCAATAGTTACGGTGGGGACGACGCGATCTCGACGATGATAGATAGCACACTTTCCGATCCTCGGAGCTGGACACACGATAAGAATATCGCGTTTGAACACATCGATATCGATGATCCGACACAGTCGCCCGATCTGCGCATCCAGATTTCCAGTCCGGAAACAGCCCGCCAGGCATGTGGGGATAGCATCAAAATAGAAACAAGTTGTTTTACCGCGGCAGGTAATCGTGTTGTTCTCAATGAGGCCCGGTGGGTTCGTGGCTCTGGGGCTTTTAATGGGGATCTTGGTTCATATCGCGAATACATGATCAACCACGAGGTCGGGCACGGAATCGGCTACGCTCACCACAAAGCATGTGAAGACGATGGCGGTTTAGCGCCTATCATGATGCAGCAGACACTGGGGTTGGCTAATAACCCATTGCATAAGCTTGATAAAGAATCCGCCCAGGTGTACCCCGAGGACAATAAAGTCTGTAAATACAATGCATGGCCGTACCCGCAAGCGTCGAAATCGTAG
- a CDS encoding ATP-dependent helicase — translation MPHIPDGIAFHAKDIAEALHRPAPTREQTAVIEADLEPQLVVAGAGAGKTETMAARAVFLVANGWVSTDQILGLTFTRKAAGELNTRIRHRLTQLAATDLIQSLPPNDPRRKNMQDIQQTVVTYDSFMQKVVHEFGLLLPIEPAAQVADGPEQWLTANRVISDLGYEDESDDCSFSQAKSTARQYMLALSEAMDNHLATPQQVIDESQAFIDNVVNAEGVISTRGANRGRLKSDVSKLCTPHHDRLMLLKYQQEFYKRLSDKLLMTYGQITAKATQLVRKYPEIGQELRMRYHAIFLDEYQDTNYAQHAFLSSLFGSQSDLEEKGSVDKPVGVTAVGDPMQSIYGFRGASPGNLYQFLDDFPRYQGGVLVPCEKRALSQSFRNPDEVLELANAISHDALSGGEGCGFDAVDADSSALAPTLSSGKKGSAGVVSVKWALDERDEVEWVADVFEQEYRSAMQNKSQGEPTKPFTGAILVRKNDHITPFAEALMKRGIPVGMSPDSLDDIPEVREVLSVLRVVVDPSDDEATLEVLSSPRWRMGTRDIKTLSNRAKDLARGSDNQSGTRKSKHKEIDSIEVFEEKANELELPGDGTEVSLADAIADLGISSDQGNKSAFSNEGRMRLQALSAELRWLRRQSMTVPLPDLLAQIESTLSIRTEVLARQDPSEDGAAGTIHLDRLRDVAEDFTAHGGSTQEFLEYLRAADEAPGTTIEAGEVSVHSDQVQILTVHSAKGLEWDVVAVPFCDDSTYNSPDLSSGSKQKKGKKKGNWTGTWLRSSKILPSALRGDPRSPANPLGFPVFKDTELATWKDIQSAEKEYKKEIQSVDIRDSDFLFYVAITRSARRLLVSGHSVNPASKNYLQKSHRFFQVQNIVAGKLGIDVNARFEELQATHAEEPLRITAHSGGDHPTWNLDLTEPPLETVSDEPQSEAPIWPSDPLGERREAVDKAAELVRAAMEDLKAESADPGKGYTPQADPGTLAATWENETTALIEEARAAYVSHTDVPLGLELTTSEMMLASADPEAFARRRARPVPFKPNPYAKRGTAFHNWLEAELGGASALIDDDELLGAMEDSDDDIPISQPELDHLKKAFMKSPWAGKTAWDVERPFTLNLGGYFIRGRMDAIFKSEKNGTPEWFIVDWKTGKKPTGQDMKRAEIQLAMYKEALRRQLADTGTPNATIRAAFHYVRLNETYEPTDLPSPDELAQSVLSTLDDSDNEQSGDSMQ, via the coding sequence ATGCCCCACATTCCCGATGGGATTGCTTTTCACGCGAAAGACATTGCCGAGGCGTTACACCGCCCTGCACCTACACGCGAACAAACCGCTGTCATTGAGGCAGATTTAGAGCCACAGCTCGTTGTCGCAGGCGCGGGTGCTGGAAAGACCGAGACGATGGCAGCACGTGCGGTCTTTCTCGTCGCTAATGGATGGGTATCCACGGATCAAATACTGGGCTTAACATTCACCCGAAAAGCAGCGGGTGAACTTAATACTCGTATTCGCCATCGTCTCACTCAACTGGCTGCGACCGACCTCATCCAATCCCTTCCTCCGAATGACCCACGCCGGAAAAACATGCAGGACATCCAACAAACGGTGGTCACCTATGACTCTTTTATGCAGAAGGTCGTTCACGAATTCGGTCTCCTCTTGCCTATTGAACCAGCTGCTCAAGTAGCTGATGGCCCGGAACAATGGTTAACCGCTAACCGAGTCATCAGCGATCTCGGATACGAGGATGAGTCCGATGACTGTAGCTTTTCACAGGCAAAATCGACCGCCAGACAATACATGCTCGCGCTGTCTGAAGCGATGGACAACCACCTGGCGACTCCTCAACAAGTGATTGACGAATCCCAGGCCTTTATTGACAACGTCGTGAACGCAGAAGGCGTTATTTCCACACGCGGTGCAAACCGTGGCCGGTTGAAAAGCGATGTAAGTAAACTCTGTACACCGCATCATGATCGCTTGATGCTTCTTAAATATCAGCAAGAGTTCTACAAGAGACTCTCTGACAAACTGCTGATGACGTATGGACAGATTACTGCAAAAGCTACGCAGCTAGTTCGAAAGTATCCTGAGATAGGGCAGGAATTGCGTATGCGGTACCACGCTATTTTCCTCGACGAATATCAGGACACCAACTACGCACAGCATGCTTTTTTAAGTAGTCTTTTTGGTTCTCAGTCTGACTTAGAGGAAAAGGGTTCAGTCGATAAACCTGTTGGGGTGACAGCGGTGGGGGACCCAATGCAAAGTATCTACGGTTTCCGTGGTGCAAGCCCCGGCAATTTGTATCAATTCCTGGATGATTTTCCCCGGTACCAGGGTGGTGTTCTTGTCCCCTGTGAAAAGAGAGCTCTCTCTCAATCATTTCGCAACCCGGATGAAGTACTCGAACTAGCCAATGCTATATCGCACGATGCCTTGTCTGGTGGGGAAGGCTGTGGCTTTGATGCTGTTGACGCTGACTCTTCGGCACTTGCACCGACGTTGAGTAGCGGTAAAAAAGGGAGCGCTGGGGTCGTCTCCGTGAAATGGGCTCTAGATGAGCGCGATGAAGTCGAGTGGGTTGCCGACGTTTTTGAACAGGAATACCGATCTGCGATGCAGAATAAGTCACAGGGTGAGCCAACTAAGCCATTTACAGGCGCGATCCTTGTGCGAAAAAACGACCACATAACCCCATTTGCTGAAGCTCTTATGAAGCGAGGCATTCCCGTTGGTATGTCGCCAGACTCACTCGATGACATCCCCGAAGTCAGGGAGGTCTTGTCTGTACTGCGAGTAGTGGTTGATCCAAGTGATGATGAAGCTACGCTCGAAGTGCTCAGTAGCCCGCGATGGCGGATGGGAACCCGGGATATCAAAACCCTCAGTAACAGGGCTAAGGACCTTGCTCGAGGATCCGACAATCAATCCGGGACGAGGAAATCGAAACACAAAGAAATTGATTCCATCGAAGTATTTGAAGAAAAAGCTAACGAGCTTGAACTTCCGGGAGATGGAACGGAAGTTAGTCTGGCTGATGCAATTGCGGATCTTGGAATATCATCAGACCAGGGAAATAAATCGGCGTTCAGCAATGAAGGGCGCATGCGGTTACAGGCATTATCAGCTGAACTGCGGTGGCTGCGTCGGCAGAGTATGACGGTGCCGCTTCCGGACCTTCTTGCCCAGATTGAGAGCACCTTAAGCATCAGAACTGAGGTGCTTGCTCGCCAAGATCCGTCCGAGGATGGTGCCGCAGGAACCATTCACCTTGATCGACTACGTGATGTTGCCGAAGACTTCACAGCACATGGGGGAAGTACACAGGAATTTCTCGAGTATCTAAGAGCGGCGGATGAGGCACCGGGAACGACTATAGAAGCCGGAGAAGTCTCTGTTCATTCGGATCAGGTTCAAATTCTCACTGTTCACAGTGCGAAGGGATTGGAATGGGATGTCGTTGCTGTTCCGTTTTGTGATGACTCAACGTATAACAGTCCAGATCTAAGTTCAGGTTCGAAGCAGAAGAAGGGAAAGAAAAAAGGAAACTGGACCGGGACGTGGTTGCGAAGCTCGAAAATTCTGCCCTCCGCGCTCCGAGGCGACCCCCGTTCACCCGCTAACCCACTAGGCTTCCCTGTATTCAAGGACACCGAGCTGGCGACATGGAAGGACATTCAGTCAGCAGAAAAAGAATATAAAAAAGAGATTCAGAGCGTTGACATAAGGGATTCTGATTTCCTCTTTTACGTAGCCATCACTAGGAGTGCGCGCCGACTGCTTGTTTCCGGGCACAGTGTTAACCCAGCTAGTAAAAACTACCTTCAGAAGTCACACCGCTTCTTTCAGGTCCAGAACATCGTCGCAGGCAAATTGGGCATTGATGTCAATGCGCGTTTCGAAGAACTCCAAGCAACTCATGCAGAGGAGCCACTTCGGATCACAGCACATTCCGGTGGAGATCACCCAACGTGGAACCTCGACCTCACGGAACCGCCTTTAGAGACCGTGAGTGATGAACCTCAGAGTGAAGCTCCTATATGGCCATCCGATCCGCTAGGAGAGCGTCGTGAAGCCGTCGACAAAGCAGCTGAGTTAGTACGGGCAGCTATGGAAGATCTCAAGGCTGAGTCTGCTGACCCCGGAAAGGGCTACACGCCACAGGCGGACCCCGGTACTTTGGCCGCCACGTGGGAAAATGAGACCACCGCACTGATCGAAGAAGCACGAGCCGCCTACGTGAGCCACACCGATGTTCCCCTCGGTTTGGAGTTGACGACCTCGGAAATGATGCTAGCTTCAGCTGACCCCGAAGCATTTGCGCGTCGTCGTGCTCGGCCAGTGCCCTTCAAACCCAACCCATACGCCAAGAGAGGCACGGCATTTCATAACTGGTTGGAGGCAGAGCTGGGCGGTGCCTCTGCGCTCATCGACGATGATGAATTGCTAGGCGCAATGGAGGATAGCGACGACGATATTCCTATCTCTCAGCCCGAACTCGATCACCTCAAAAAAGCATTTATGAAGTCACCATGGGCTGGGAAAACAGCGTGGGACGTTGAACGCCCATTTACTCTGAATCTGGGAGGCTACTTCATCCGTGGCCGCATGGATGCCATCTTCAAGAGCGAGAAGAATGGCACACCAGAATGGTTCATCGTCGACTGGAAGACTGGTAAGAAACCTACTGGTCAAGATATGAAAAGAGCAGAGATCCAACTTGCGATGTATAAAGAAGCTCTGCGCCGACAGTTAGCTGACACAGGTACACCGAACGCCACTATCAGGGCAGCTTTTCACTACGTCAGGCTTAACGAGACCTACGAACCCACTGACTTACCATCCCCGGACGAACTCGCTCAGAGTGTCCTTTCTACACTGGACGACTCAGATAATGAACAATCTGGCGATAGTATGCAGTGA
- a CDS encoding ATP-dependent DNA helicase, with translation MLTSTPTRRPLHIHPTKETAAHTEFQWQGIASDVINLAGSSSGTFVVKGGPGAGRSSFLRDVARAEIMSGTNPDSILFLTASKEAAVQTNRWLLSAIEQGFDNDIAIERVFSGSIARSVHSFAFAVLRHQAAHTPGALAPRLLTGAEHDSLVRDMLREHSERGADIWPERLRSALTTLGFARQLRDFLLRVAERGCTSEELRQYGQGCSRDEWSAAADFYDEYRATARLMGSNALNASELVRAAVDALDSDEELAESLNFDVILIDDSQFFDPLSSELVERFRSRARLTLVASEQSESVFRFRGGSTTYADKLAKTENTIHLSGTKRLAPPVAELAARVADATRHPESLRWAKEIRHQDAERLSDHSAEFGEADVRVLVSPSAEVAAVVDRVRRAHIVDNVQWKDIAVIVRSKSQAAPMRRGLLAAGVPVADDPTEIVLLEQPMVRAILQAVRCAVGEDLTNDELERLVLSPIGGGDPITFRCILRGLRRGFMKVEFDNPVRAAELTAITTTDDEDYGRSVFRAIDALRFILLGGELIDLTENLTAREKDLIMRVRSVIQAGQEAFYGGESVEAILWAVWDAAGLSEALANQSLRGGAVGSMADQHLDAVMSLFDAAGDYVERHPHSTITSFVRFIVEQELPTGARDRRGPVREAVDVSPAHATVGKEWDTVVVAGLQEDVWPSLSETGTIFRQEEFVDFLDRGVEPGRPENRRGRYDDRLAEERRLFLVAVTRARRSLLVTAVGPHVSDDGTVDSDADIRSRFLEELAGDQALASSHGEPDAESSDSADLRALTSSGGSQTQSPLSVLPECEFPRVLSPDSLIAELRRVVESEDSSGHERHHAARQLARLALAAGDAPSRESVITAANPDHWWGVQELSTTKSLHDPETAYFISPSQVERYLECPLEAFLQSVETAGRDTTATLLGTLTHMAAEAMERGVDEGDVRDVFLATVPRLLGTLTWKKHDQIDKWTDMFDRLVEKLHLRYAAVTGHAEVEQVIESRIGQTSSGDDVYVRGKIDRLEISDVGKYYIIDFKTGNQVAKNIPDNPQLKTYQTAVAKSIDPQNTPSSSVSSLSSSRMSEECSADNCLAGAELIYPHKNPRKPTVQDPLTNDDVDAWASQLVDLALVMAGPHFAGSSDSQPDQNSRARSLSRVLVRKSASAPSFTPSNIEDAD, from the coding sequence ATGTTGACATCGACGCCTACACGGAGACCGCTCCACATCCACCCGACTAAAGAAACTGCCGCTCACACTGAATTCCAGTGGCAGGGGATAGCGTCGGACGTTATCAACTTAGCAGGCTCTTCATCAGGGACGTTTGTGGTAAAAGGTGGACCCGGTGCCGGGCGTTCGTCGTTTTTACGGGATGTTGCCCGGGCGGAGATCATGTCCGGCACAAATCCGGATTCGATCTTATTTCTCACTGCGTCGAAAGAGGCTGCTGTACAGACTAATCGGTGGCTTTTAAGTGCAATCGAACAAGGGTTCGATAATGATATTGCGATAGAGAGAGTGTTTTCCGGCTCGATCGCCCGGTCAGTGCACTCGTTTGCTTTTGCTGTATTACGCCATCAAGCGGCGCATACACCGGGAGCGCTTGCTCCGCGCTTATTAACAGGTGCAGAACATGACTCTCTGGTTCGTGACATGCTCCGTGAGCACAGCGAAAGAGGGGCGGATATATGGCCAGAGCGGTTGCGGTCTGCTCTGACAACTCTTGGTTTTGCCCGTCAGCTCCGTGACTTTTTGCTACGTGTGGCTGAGCGGGGGTGTACGTCGGAGGAACTTCGGCAGTATGGCCAGGGCTGTTCTCGTGATGAATGGAGTGCTGCCGCTGACTTTTACGATGAGTATCGAGCCACGGCTCGTCTCATGGGGTCGAATGCTCTTAACGCTTCAGAGCTCGTCCGTGCTGCAGTTGATGCCCTGGACAGTGATGAAGAATTAGCAGAGTCGTTAAACTTCGATGTCATTCTTATCGACGATTCCCAGTTCTTCGATCCTCTGTCGTCAGAGCTGGTGGAACGTTTCCGATCTCGTGCGCGACTAACGCTAGTTGCTAGCGAGCAATCGGAATCAGTGTTTCGATTTCGTGGTGGCAGCACGACGTACGCGGACAAGCTGGCGAAAACAGAAAATACTATCCATTTGTCGGGGACCAAACGACTGGCTCCTCCGGTAGCCGAACTGGCTGCCCGCGTAGCCGACGCGACGCGCCACCCCGAAAGCTTAAGGTGGGCGAAAGAAATCCGGCATCAGGACGCCGAGCGGTTATCCGACCATAGTGCCGAATTCGGTGAGGCCGATGTGCGGGTTCTTGTTTCACCATCTGCGGAGGTCGCTGCGGTGGTGGATCGCGTTCGGCGCGCCCATATCGTCGATAATGTTCAGTGGAAAGACATTGCCGTTATTGTTCGTTCAAAGAGTCAAGCTGCACCGATGAGGCGGGGGCTATTGGCGGCGGGGGTGCCAGTAGCTGATGATCCCACGGAGATTGTCTTGTTGGAACAACCGATGGTTCGGGCAATTCTGCAAGCGGTCAGGTGCGCGGTTGGTGAAGACCTTACAAACGACGAGCTAGAGCGACTGGTCCTCAGCCCGATCGGTGGCGGGGACCCAATTACCTTCCGCTGTATTTTGCGCGGTCTTCGTCGTGGGTTCATGAAAGTTGAGTTTGATAATCCCGTAAGAGCGGCTGAGCTGACGGCCATAACTACGACCGACGATGAAGATTACGGCCGCTCGGTTTTTCGCGCGATTGATGCCCTGCGGTTCATTCTCTTAGGCGGTGAGCTTATTGATCTCACAGAGAACCTCACTGCCCGGGAAAAAGATCTGATCATGCGGGTGCGCAGCGTCATTCAAGCTGGTCAGGAAGCCTTCTATGGCGGTGAGAGTGTTGAGGCAATCTTGTGGGCGGTATGGGATGCAGCTGGTTTGTCGGAAGCGTTGGCTAATCAATCGCTACGGGGCGGTGCTGTGGGATCGATGGCCGACCAGCATTTGGACGCTGTCATGTCTTTATTTGATGCCGCTGGGGATTATGTTGAACGTCATCCACACAGCACGATAACCTCGTTCGTTCGATTTATCGTGGAACAAGAATTACCGACGGGGGCTCGTGATAGACGTGGTCCGGTTCGAGAAGCGGTCGACGTGTCTCCGGCCCACGCCACCGTAGGAAAAGAGTGGGATACCGTCGTCGTTGCTGGTTTACAGGAAGATGTATGGCCGTCGCTGTCCGAGACGGGAACTATCTTTCGGCAAGAAGAATTTGTTGATTTTTTGGATCGTGGTGTCGAACCGGGCCGTCCCGAGAATAGGCGTGGCCGGTATGACGATCGCTTGGCTGAAGAGCGCCGCCTGTTCTTGGTAGCAGTGACACGCGCACGCCGATCCTTGCTGGTGACAGCTGTAGGACCTCATGTCTCAGACGACGGAACAGTTGATAGCGACGCAGATATACGCTCCCGGTTCTTGGAAGAGCTTGCAGGCGATCAAGCTTTAGCGAGTTCGCACGGTGAGCCCGATGCTGAGTCCTCTGATAGTGCTGACTTACGAGCTCTTACAAGCAGCGGTGGGTCGCAGACTCAGTCCCCGCTGTCAGTACTTCCAGAGTGCGAATTTCCACGAGTTCTATCACCGGATTCCCTCATCGCCGAACTTAGGCGTGTAGTTGAGTCTGAGGACTCGTCTGGTCATGAGCGACACCATGCTGCTCGGCAGCTAGCCCGTCTGGCTTTAGCGGCGGGTGACGCACCTTCTAGGGAATCGGTGATCACAGCAGCCAACCCTGATCATTGGTGGGGTGTTCAGGAGTTATCGACGACTAAGAGTCTGCATGACCCCGAGACTGCGTACTTTATTAGTCCATCTCAGGTGGAAAGATACCTCGAATGCCCGCTTGAGGCTTTTCTACAGAGTGTCGAAACCGCAGGGCGCGATACTACTGCAACTCTGCTAGGTACATTAACCCACATGGCGGCTGAGGCTATGGAGCGCGGGGTCGATGAGGGGGACGTTCGCGATGTCTTTTTAGCGACAGTACCTCGTCTTTTAGGGACTCTCACGTGGAAAAAGCACGATCAAATCGATAAGTGGACGGACATGTTCGACCGTCTGGTGGAAAAGCTACATCTTCGATATGCGGCTGTAACCGGCCACGCAGAGGTTGAACAAGTAATTGAGTCCCGCATCGGCCAGACAAGCTCAGGCGACGATGTCTATGTCAGAGGGAAAATTGATCGTCTCGAGATCAGTGACGTTGGAAAGTACTACATTATCGATTTCAAAACAGGCAATCAGGTAGCAAAGAATATACCTGATAATCCACAACTCAAGACTTATCAGACCGCGGTGGCCAAATCGATAGATCCGCAGAATACTCCCTCCAGCTCTGTGTCCTCCCTGTCTTCTTCTCGTATGTCGGAGGAATGCTCAGCGGACAATTGTTTGGCAGGTGCGGAACTTATTTACCCTCATAAAAATCCGCGGAAGCCTACTGTCCAGGATCCGTTGACAAACGACGATGTTGACGCATGGGCTAGCCAGCTCGTTGATCTTGCACTTGTTATGGCGGGTCCACACTTCGCTGGCAGTTCTGATTCTCAACCAGATCAGAACTCTCGCGCTCGTTCCCTTAGCCGTGTGCTGGTCAGAAAGTCCGCATCGGCCCCGAGTTTCACCCCGTCGAATATCGAAGACGCCGATTAG
- a CDS encoding DUF3107 domain-containing protein — MMEIKIGFTDNPRELVINAKGKKEEITNKINDALSKPTDTSAVLSIDDAKGHTHLIRRAAIAYVEIGTESARPVGFA; from the coding sequence ATGATGGAAATCAAGATTGGTTTTACAGATAACCCCCGTGAACTGGTCATTAATGCCAAGGGGAAAAAAGAAGAAATCACCAACAAAATTAACGACGCCTTGTCCAAGCCGACGGATACCAGCGCTGTGTTGAGCATCGATGATGCCAAAGGACATACCCATTTGATTCGCCGTGCCGCCATTGCCTACGTAGAAATCGGCACAGAGTCCGCCCGCCCCGTCGGCTTCGCGTAA
- a CDS encoding TIGR02569 family protein — translation MTSAEPTPLHDMAPPPDPILMGFRADRGTPELLGREWGYGWKVQSAVLRRAHHADTAIWSAKMRHKLKPSGIGVVRPLSSSDGRYILGGWHADTWVQGHPAPRFDEIAAASLLLSESIDQAMGVGGNDRFSENPLPQIDLDERPWTTQHLFAAADQAAFSEDPSQVIAPGLDVSAVASSTVAQALELASSVAALRDEVQAPNRVVSSDMVGTTVFDGSSPAVVTEIPPVFHPHAWPVALTVVDGMAWGNADDGLAARWSHLPDFDEMMVRAVLYRLFVHALHPDAKESSLVGLGRMVEVVRARRGSGARTS, via the coding sequence ATGACTTCAGCGGAGCCGACACCACTTCATGACATGGCCCCACCGCCGGACCCCATCCTGATGGGCTTCCGGGCAGATCGCGGAACCCCCGAACTCTTGGGGCGCGAATGGGGGTACGGGTGGAAAGTTCAATCCGCCGTTCTTCGACGCGCACACCATGCGGATACGGCAATTTGGTCGGCGAAAATGCGCCACAAATTGAAGCCATCGGGGATTGGCGTCGTCCGCCCACTGAGCTCCTCTGATGGACGCTACATCCTCGGAGGGTGGCACGCGGATACATGGGTACAGGGGCACCCCGCTCCGCGGTTTGATGAAATCGCCGCCGCATCGCTTCTGCTGTCGGAATCGATCGACCAGGCGATGGGGGTGGGCGGAAACGACCGTTTCAGCGAGAACCCACTTCCGCAGATTGACCTCGACGAACGCCCGTGGACAACGCAACACCTCTTCGCCGCAGCCGATCAGGCGGCGTTTTCCGAGGACCCATCGCAGGTGATCGCGCCGGGGCTCGACGTCTCCGCAGTGGCGAGTTCTACCGTTGCTCAGGCATTGGAGTTGGCGTCCTCGGTGGCGGCATTGCGTGACGAAGTGCAGGCTCCGAACCGCGTGGTGTCCTCCGACATGGTCGGGACGACGGTGTTTGATGGTTCCTCCCCGGCCGTTGTGACCGAGATTCCGCCGGTGTTTCATCCGCATGCGTGGCCCGTTGCGTTGACCGTCGTCGACGGGATGGCCTGGGGAAATGCCGACGACGGTTTAGCAGCGCGGTGGTCACACCTGCCGGACTTCGACGAAATGATGGTTCGCGCGGTGCTCTATCGGTTGTTCGTCCACGCGCTGCATCCCGATGCTAAGGAGAGCTCACTGGTGGGGTTGGGACGCATGGTTGAGGTCGTCCGTGCGCGTCGCGGTTCTGGGGCGCGCACGTCGTAG
- a CDS encoding potassium channel family protein, with product MRERFKVRGDQAPLNNLPVHALVNIVRIPSQAPLSPWWLIVRRFFYALVLLLVASVICWLDKDGYSEHLTFIDALYYSTVSLTTTGYGDITPVTENARIVNILVITPMRIVFLVLLVGTTLSVLTEASRRALQIQRWRRHLRNHTVVVGYGTKGRSAVSALVEDGLPPSQIVVVDTDKDSLAAAENRGLVTVNGSATKADVLRLAGVSRARSVVVAPNMDDTAVLVTLSVREIAPSATIVASVRESENVHLVRQSGADSVVISSETAGRMLGLATMTPSVVEMMEDLLSPDEGFSIAERVVRDDEVGGHPRNLSDIVLGVVRSGELYRIDSPEANVVEQGDRLLYVRRVYPAEVSDGQANTPRNPSAKNVKPRKSGAEKK from the coding sequence ATGCGTGAGCGCTTCAAAGTGCGCGGGGATCAGGCACCCCTTAACAATTTGCCCGTGCATGCGCTGGTCAACATCGTCCGGATTCCTTCGCAAGCACCTTTGAGTCCTTGGTGGCTGATCGTTCGTCGATTCTTCTATGCGCTGGTCCTGCTCCTTGTAGCATCGGTTATTTGTTGGTTGGACAAAGACGGGTACTCAGAGCACCTGACGTTCATCGATGCGCTGTACTATTCCACTGTTTCCTTGACAACAACAGGGTATGGCGACATCACACCCGTCACAGAAAACGCGCGCATTGTCAACATCCTGGTCATCACACCAATGCGTATCGTATTCCTGGTCTTATTGGTCGGTACGACACTGTCCGTCTTAACCGAAGCATCCCGTCGAGCATTACAAATCCAAAGGTGGAGGAGACACTTGCGTAACCATACTGTCGTCGTCGGCTACGGCACCAAAGGCCGATCCGCCGTCTCTGCCCTCGTTGAAGACGGGCTTCCCCCGAGCCAGATCGTCGTCGTCGACACCGACAAAGATTCTTTGGCCGCCGCCGAAAACAGAGGTCTCGTAACAGTCAACGGGTCCGCCACCAAAGCCGATGTCCTCCGCCTAGCAGGTGTGTCGCGGGCCCGATCAGTGGTTGTCGCGCCAAATATGGACGACACCGCCGTCCTCGTCACGCTATCGGTCCGTGAAATTGCCCCCTCCGCCACTATCGTGGCCAGTGTCCGCGAATCAGAAAACGTCCACTTGGTGCGGCAATCGGGCGCAGACTCAGTTGTTATTTCCTCCGAAACCGCGGGCCGAATGTTGGGCTTGGCCACGATGACCCCCTCCGTTGTTGAGATGATGGAAGACCTCCTCAGCCCCGATGAAGGATTCTCCATCGCTGAGCGCGTCGTACGAGACGACGAAGTCGGCGGCCACCCCAGAAACCTCTCCGACATCGTGCTCGGCGTGGTGCGGTCCGGCGAGCTGTACCGCATCGATTCCCCCGAAGCCAACGTCGTCGAACAGGGCGACCGGTTGCTCTACGTGCGGCGCGTGTATCCCGCCGAAGTCAGCGACGGACAGGCAAATACCCCACGCAACCCCAGCGCGAAAAATGTGAAACCCCGCAAGTCCGGGGCGGAAAAGAAATAG